The following are encoded together in the Actinomycetota bacterium genome:
- the rny gene encoding ribonuclease Y produces MVVVSIVIGVAALACGLLGGYLARKFMAEAKISSAEEEARRIKQEAEKVAETRKREALVEAKDEIFAMRSEAEREIKNRRSELQRLERRLLQREEQLDNRAENLEKRERSLAAKESEIQDMREEVKRTLDEQRSKLESIAGLSREEAKQLLLTQVEQETKREAAQVIKKIESRLRDEADKKAKHIIANAIQRCASDHVAETTVSVVPLPNDEMKGRIIGREGRNIRTFETLTGINLIIDDTPEAVILSSFDPVRREIARLTLERLITDGRIQPARIEEMYDKAKAEVEAEIKEVGEQAVFEVGLHGVNHELMRVLGRLKYRTSYGQNVLKHSIEVAHLAGIMAAELGTDIKLAKRAGLLHDIGKAIDHEVEGSHAIIGAELAKRLKESEAVVHAIEAHHEEVEAHSIEAVLVQAADAISAARPGARRETLESYIKRLEKLETIADSFEGVESSYALQAGREIRVMVKSDVIDDLGCVTLSREIARQIEDELEYPGQIKITVVREKRVVDYAK; encoded by the coding sequence ATGGTTGTCGTAAGCATAGTGATCGGCGTGGCGGCCCTTGCCTGCGGGCTGCTGGGTGGCTACCTGGCCAGGAAGTTCATGGCCGAGGCGAAGATATCCTCGGCGGAGGAGGAGGCCAGGAGGATAAAGCAAGAGGCGGAGAAGGTCGCCGAGACCAGGAAGCGTGAAGCTCTAGTCGAGGCTAAGGATGAGATCTTCGCCATGCGCAGCGAGGCGGAGCGGGAGATAAAGAACCGTCGCAGCGAGCTCCAGAGGCTGGAGCGCCGGCTCCTGCAGCGCGAGGAACAGCTCGACAACCGGGCCGAGAACCTCGAGAAGAGGGAAAGGTCGCTGGCAGCCAAGGAGAGCGAGATCCAGGACATGCGCGAAGAGGTGAAGAGGACGCTGGATGAGCAGAGGTCCAAGCTGGAGAGCATCGCCGGTCTTTCGAGGGAGGAGGCCAAGCAGCTCCTGCTCACCCAGGTGGAACAGGAGACCAAGCGCGAAGCGGCTCAAGTGATCAAGAAGATCGAGAGCCGCCTGCGCGACGAGGCGGACAAAAAGGCCAAGCACATCATCGCCAACGCCATCCAGAGATGCGCGTCCGACCACGTGGCCGAGACCACGGTATCGGTGGTCCCTCTGCCCAACGACGAGATGAAGGGGCGCATCATCGGCCGAGAGGGCAGGAACATCCGCACCTTCGAGACCCTCACCGGCATCAACCTCATCATCGACGACACCCCGGAGGCGGTGATCCTCTCCAGCTTCGATCCCGTGAGGAGGGAGATAGCCCGGCTAACCCTGGAGAGGCTCATAACCGACGGGCGCATCCAGCCCGCGCGCATCGAGGAGATGTACGACAAGGCCAAGGCCGAGGTGGAGGCGGAGATCAAGGAGGTCGGCGAGCAGGCCGTCTTCGAGGTGGGCCTACACGGCGTGAACCACGAGCTGATGAGGGTACTCGGCCGCCTCAAGTACCGCACCAGTTACGGACAGAACGTGCTCAAGCACTCCATAGAGGTGGCGCATCTGGCCGGGATAATGGCCGCGGAGCTGGGCACCGATATCAAGCTGGCCAAGCGCGCCGGCCTGCTGCACGACATCGGCAAGGCCATCGACCACGAGGTGGAGGGCTCGCACGCCATCATCGGTGCCGAGCTGGCAAAGCGCCTCAAGGAGAGCGAGGCGGTGGTGCATGCCATAGAGGCTCACCACGAAGAGGTGGAGGCCCACAGCATCGAGGCGGTGCTGGTGCAGGCCGCGGACGCCATAAGCGCGGCCCGGCCGGGAGCGCGGCGCGAGACCCTGGAGAGCTACATAAAGCGCCTGGAGAAGCTGGAGACCATCGCCGATTCCTTCGAGGGGGTGGAGAGCTCCTATGCGCTGCAGGCGGGGCGCGAGATCAGGGTGATGGTGAAATCGGACGTCATCGACGACCTGGGCTGCGTGACGCTGTCGCGCGAGATCGCGAGACAGATAGAGGACGAGCTGGAATATCCCGGACAGATCAAGATCACCGTGGTGAGGGAGAAGCGCGTGGTTGACTACGCCAAGTAG
- a CDS encoding RecX family transcriptional regulator codes for MLSYRQRSSHEIREDLLARGFSSETARGVVEDLEARGLLDDAALARALVAAAQRSRRGSGRVYGELRRRGIGREVAEEAMRRAFDPDRESEDAARIVAAVLTERPHEDRAEALKKAAGLLARRGFSPSSISRALEGFRT; via the coding sequence ATGCTCTCCTACCGCCAGCGGAGCAGCCACGAGATAAGGGAGGACCTGCTGGCCAGGGGGTTCTCGTCTGAGACGGCGCGGGGTGTGGTGGAGGACCTGGAGGCGCGGGGCCTTCTCGACGATGCGGCGCTAGCGCGAGCGCTGGTGGCCGCGGCACAGCGGTCGCGTCGCGGGAGCGGGCGCGTCTACGGCGAGCTGCGGAGGCGGGGGATCGGGAGAGAGGTCGCAGAGGAGGCCATGCGCCGAGCCTTCGACCCCGACAGGGAGAGCGAGGACGCAGCTCGCATCGTAGCCGCCGTGCTTACGGAGCGTCCTCACGAGGACCGGGCCGAGGCGCTGAAAAAGGCAGCCGGTCTCCTCGCGAGAAGGGGATTCTCGCCGAGCTCCATATCTCGAGCTCTGGAAGGCTTTCGGACATGA
- the recA gene encoding recombinase RecA produces the protein MEKQKALEMALVQIERQFGKGSIMKLGQDNHRFQVEAIPTGALSLDLALGIGGVPRGRVVEIFGPESSGKTTVALHIIAEAQKRGGIAAFIDAEHALDPGYAKALGVDVDELLISQPDTGEQALEIAEMLVRSGALDVVVIDSVAALVPRLEIEGEMGEAHVGLQARLMSQALRKLAGTINKSNTTAIFINQLREKIGVMFGSPETTPGGKALKFYASVRLDIRKIESIKQGAEITGNQVRVKVVKNKMAPPFRKAEFDIMYGKGISREGNILDLAVEHGLVKKSGSWYTYGDEQLGQGRENAKQYLSDNPQLLEALDTRLREMLNLSRTTSPLPEREEAKEVPNGDGKGK, from the coding sequence GTGGAGAAACAGAAGGCTCTGGAGATGGCGCTGGTGCAGATAGAGCGCCAGTTCGGCAAGGGCTCCATCATGAAGCTTGGCCAGGACAACCACCGCTTCCAGGTGGAGGCCATACCCACCGGCGCCCTCTCCCTGGACCTGGCGCTGGGCATAGGGGGAGTGCCCAGGGGGAGGGTGGTGGAGATATTCGGCCCCGAATCCTCCGGCAAGACCACCGTGGCCCTGCACATCATCGCCGAGGCGCAGAAGAGGGGGGGCATCGCCGCCTTCATCGACGCCGAACACGCCCTTGACCCGGGTTACGCCAAAGCCCTGGGGGTGGACGTGGACGAGCTCCTGATCTCCCAGCCGGACACGGGAGAGCAGGCGCTGGAGATAGCGGAGATGCTGGTGAGGAGCGGGGCGCTGGACGTGGTGGTCATCGATTCCGTGGCCGCGCTGGTGCCGCGCCTGGAGATCGAGGGCGAGATGGGGGAGGCCCATGTAGGCCTGCAGGCGAGGTTGATGTCCCAGGCCTTGCGCAAGCTCGCCGGAACCATAAACAAGTCCAACACCACCGCCATCTTCATCAACCAGCTGCGCGAGAAGATCGGGGTGATGTTCGGAAGCCCCGAGACCACCCCGGGAGGCAAGGCGTTGAAGTTCTACGCCTCCGTGCGCCTGGACATCCGCAAGATCGAGAGCATCAAGCAGGGGGCGGAGATAACCGGCAACCAGGTGCGGGTGAAGGTGGTCAAGAACAAGATGGCGCCTCCTTTCCGCAAGGCCGAGTTCGACATCATGTACGGCAAGGGCATCTCCAGGGAAGGCAACATCCTCGACCTCGCGGTGGAGCACGGCCTGGTGAAGAAGAGCGGCTCTTGGTACACCTACGGAGACGAGCAGCTCGGGCAGGGGAGGGAGAACGCCAAGCAGTACCTGAGCGATAACCCCCAGCTCCTGGAAGCCCTGGATACGAGGTTGAGGGAGATGCTCAACCTCTCCAGGACCACTTCCCCGCTGCCCGAAAGGGAGGAGGCCAAGGAGGTGCCGAACGGAGACGGGAAGGGAAAATAG
- the rsmB gene encoding 16S rRNA (cytosine(967)-C(5))-methyltransferase RsmB: MKGARPPEGRAGGKSQRGAAVGKRKASGKGKRGTPPPGARELAFDLTRRVNDGGAYLGLLLRYSLGKSRLAPRDRSLVAELCYGVQRHRNLLDHLISQLSDRPLEEIDGAILDVLRLGMYQLYRLGIPGHAAANESVSLAKARLGPGPASFVNAVMRRAVAEKDSLSLPPREDTPEYLEVVHSHPRWLVELLLARMAPEEAEALCVSDNTIPSLTLRANPMRIDAPGLLAKVEERGGAGELSPALREAVREVSLSYPALQDLLCEGLCVVQDEGSMLVGYAVSPGEGDLVVDACAAPGGKATHLATLGGPACRVLAVDVNAKRLEAMKKSVERLGLENVALLQGDAHGLPDLVDGEADLVLVDAPCSGLGTLRRNPELRWRRKPEDLPGFTRLQASLLEAAARTVRPGGAVVYSVCTYTREETSEVVEAFLARHGDFHAADLGAFLPEPYRSSLSPDGYAQLMPHLHGCEGMFIARLERS, translated from the coding sequence ATGAAGGGCGCAAGGCCGCCTGAGGGGCGAGCGGGAGGAAAAAGTCAGCGGGGCGCGGCGGTGGGCAAGCGCAAGGCGAGCGGAAAGGGAAAGCGAGGTACCCCGCCCCCCGGTGCGCGGGAGCTCGCCTTCGACCTCACCCGCCGGGTGAACGACGGCGGCGCATACCTGGGTCTCCTGCTGCGCTACTCGCTGGGGAAGTCACGCCTCGCACCGCGCGACCGCTCCCTGGTGGCGGAGCTGTGCTACGGGGTGCAGAGGCACCGCAACCTGCTGGACCACCTGATATCCCAGCTCTCGGACCGCCCCCTGGAGGAGATCGATGGCGCGATCCTGGACGTTCTGAGGCTGGGCATGTACCAGCTCTACCGCCTGGGCATCCCCGGCCATGCCGCCGCCAATGAGAGCGTATCCCTGGCGAAGGCGCGCCTGGGGCCGGGACCGGCATCTTTCGTCAACGCGGTGATGCGGAGGGCGGTGGCGGAGAAGGACTCCCTGTCCCTGCCGCCGCGCGAGGACACGCCGGAATATCTCGAGGTGGTGCACTCGCATCCTCGCTGGCTTGTGGAACTGCTATTGGCGCGCATGGCCCCGGAGGAAGCCGAGGCGCTGTGCGTCAGCGACAACACCATCCCCTCCCTCACGCTGCGCGCCAACCCGATGCGCATCGACGCCCCCGGACTGCTGGCGAAGGTCGAGGAGAGAGGCGGAGCGGGGGAGCTTTCACCCGCGCTGCGCGAGGCGGTGCGGGAGGTTTCTCTATCCTATCCCGCTCTGCAGGACCTGCTGTGCGAGGGGCTCTGCGTGGTGCAGGACGAGGGGTCCATGCTGGTGGGGTACGCCGTCTCTCCCGGAGAGGGCGACCTGGTGGTGGACGCGTGCGCCGCTCCCGGTGGCAAGGCTACCCACCTGGCCACGCTCGGAGGGCCCGCCTGCCGCGTCCTCGCGGTGGACGTCAACGCCAAACGCCTCGAGGCCATGAAGAAGTCCGTGGAGCGCCTGGGACTGGAGAACGTCGCGTTGCTGCAGGGCGACGCCCACGGACTTCCGGACCTGGTGGACGGGGAAGCCGACCTGGTCCTGGTGGACGCCCCCTGCTCCGGACTGGGAACCCTGCGCCGCAACCCGGAGCTCAGGTGGCGCAGGAAGCCCGAAGACCTCCCCGGCTTCACGCGCCTTCAGGCCTCACTGCTGGAGGCGGCGGCGCGCACGGTCCGCCCCGGCGGCGCGGTGGTCTATTCCGTGTGCACCTATACGCGCGAGGAGACATCGGAGGTGGTGGAGGCCTTCCTCGCCCGGCACGGCGATTTCCACGCCGCGGACCTCGGCGCCTTTCTGCCCGAGCCCTATCGCTCCTCGTTGTCGCCCGACGGGTATGCCCAGTTGATGCCGCACCTCCACGGCTGCGAGGGCATGTTCATCGCCCGCCTCGAGAGGAGTTGA